One Dehalococcoidia bacterium genomic region harbors:
- the nuoH gene encoding NADH-quinone oxidoreductase subunit NuoH, with the protein MTLDTLPDIVLRLVAMLLFLTVTVLALTYLERKVLARIQQRVGPMLTGPWGLLQPIADALKLLVKEDLMPAKADRVLFWMAPLVVFVPAFVIWVTIPFTRDLVVRNLDLGIFFIVAVSGLSTAGMVMAGLSSGNKYALLGAARAAAQLISYELPVVFAILAVVMIAGSLDLREIVQKQNVTPYIVVQPVGFLLFVMAGLAELGRTPFDIPSAESELMGGPMVEYSGMHWAMFFLAEYANTFALAALATLLYLGGWEGPVLPALLGPVGNLLWFLIKCYLVIMLIFWVRSAMPRLRVDQLLSLAWKVMLPLGFANLFLTAFYRYMGWPDVVMLALSLALVAGALYSLARRRRAAAAQSRIRLVPREEFVR; encoded by the coding sequence ATGACTCTGGACACCCTGCCGGACATTGTGCTTCGCCTGGTGGCGATGCTGCTGTTCCTGACCGTCACGGTGCTCGCGCTCACCTATCTGGAGCGCAAGGTGCTGGCGCGCATCCAGCAGCGCGTCGGGCCCATGCTGACCGGCCCGTGGGGTCTGCTCCAGCCCATCGCGGACGCGCTCAAGCTCCTGGTGAAAGAAGACCTGATGCCCGCGAAGGCGGACAGGGTGCTGTTCTGGATGGCGCCCCTGGTGGTGTTCGTCCCGGCCTTCGTTATCTGGGTCACCATCCCCTTTACCCGCGACCTGGTGGTGCGCAATCTCGACCTGGGCATCTTCTTTATCGTGGCGGTGTCCGGGTTGTCCACAGCCGGGATGGTCATGGCGGGACTGAGCTCCGGCAACAAGTACGCGTTGCTTGGCGCGGCCCGCGCCGCTGCACAGCTCATCAGCTACGAGCTGCCGGTGGTCTTCGCCATCCTGGCGGTGGTGATGATCGCCGGGTCGCTGGACCTGCGGGAGATCGTGCAGAAGCAGAACGTGACGCCGTACATCGTCGTGCAGCCCGTCGGGTTCCTGCTGTTCGTGATGGCGGGCCTGGCGGAGCTGGGGCGCACGCCCTTCGATATCCCGTCGGCGGAGTCGGAGTTGATGGGCGGACCGATGGTCGAGTACAGCGGCATGCACTGGGCCATGTTCTTCCTGGCTGAGTACGCCAACACCTTCGCGCTGGCGGCCCTGGCGACCCTCCTGTACCTCGGCGGTTGGGAGGGGCCGGTGCTTCCCGCTCTGCTGGGGCCGGTGGGCAACCTGCTCTGGTTCCTCATCAAGTGCTATCTGGTCATCATGCTGATTTTCTGGGTGCGCTCCGCCATGCCGCGTTTGCGCGTGGACCAGCTCTTGAGCCTGGCGTGGAAGGTGATGCTGCCGCTGGGCTTCGCGAACCTGTTCCTGACGGCCTTCTACCGGTACATGGGCTGGCCGGACGTGGTCATGCTGGCGCTCTCGTTGGCGCTGGTGGCGGGCGCGCTCTACAGCCTGGCGCGGCGTCGGCGCGCGGCGGCGGCCCAGAGCCGCATCCGCCTGGTGCCGCGCGAGGAGTTCGTGCGGTGA
- a CDS encoding NADH-quinone oxidoreductase subunit J encodes MTPLQLLFYGISAVMLAAAVGVVAARSVIYSAVALLVALLAAAGLFVVLYAPFLAIVQVLVYGGAVIIVLFFAVMLTRRPDAPQKLDNPQWPLALLAAALVFAAFAAILLGARWVTKAPGPAPELAVLGESLFTQWALPFEIASLVLLIALMGAIIIARPGEKEE; translated from the coding sequence GTGACCCCGCTTCAACTGCTTTTCTACGGAATCAGCGCCGTCATGCTGGCCGCGGCTGTGGGAGTCGTGGCGGCGCGCAGCGTCATTTACAGCGCCGTCGCCCTGCTGGTGGCCCTCCTGGCCGCCGCGGGACTGTTCGTGGTCCTCTACGCCCCGTTCTTGGCTATCGTCCAGGTGCTTGTGTACGGGGGCGCTGTCATCATCGTCCTGTTCTTTGCCGTCATGCTCACGCGTCGCCCTGATGCGCCGCAGAAGCTGGACAACCCCCAGTGGCCGCTGGCGTTACTGGCCGCCGCTCTGGTCTTCGCCGCCTTCGCCGCGATTCTGCTGGGTGCCCGGTGGGTGACGAAAGCGCCCGGGCCCGCGCCGGAGCTTGCCGTCCTGGGGGAGAGCCTGTTCACGCAGTGGGCCCTCCCCTTTGAGATCGCGTCGCTGGTGTTGCTCATCGCCCTGATGGGCGCGATCATCATCGCGCGACCGGGAGAGAAGGAAGAATGA
- a CDS encoding 4Fe-4S binding protein, whose amino-acid sequence MIGTLKALLTTLKTTLRRPVTTQYPRQHLLLQPRYMGFPGLIWDDKVNESACTGCLACARICPTECITVGMKDNPLFKEGKSPRRKIVDHYKLDIANCIVCGLCVEVCNFDAIVMTDQHERGTATRGGLMIDIATLHKWGTEYVTRMRARGIEPSTGSPPWERPGYKPPQAVGAGAAPANAATEAKPEAKGEAQSK is encoded by the coding sequence GTGATCGGCACGCTGAAGGCGCTCCTCACGACCCTGAAGACGACCCTGCGCCGTCCGGTGACGACGCAGTACCCGCGGCAGCACCTGCTGCTCCAGCCGCGGTACATGGGCTTTCCCGGCCTGATCTGGGACGACAAGGTCAATGAGTCGGCGTGCACGGGCTGCCTGGCGTGCGCCCGCATATGCCCCACCGAGTGCATCACGGTCGGCATGAAGGACAACCCCCTCTTCAAGGAGGGAAAGAGTCCCCGGCGCAAGATTGTGGACCACTACAAGCTGGACATCGCCAACTGCATCGTCTGCGGGCTATGCGTGGAGGTGTGCAACTTCGACGCCATTGTTATGACGGACCAGCACGAGCGCGGCACGGCGACGCGCGGCGGACTGATGATAGACATTGCTACGCTCCACAAGTGGGGCACCGAGTACGTCACACGGATGCGCGCCAGGGGGATAGAGCCGAGCACGGGCTCTCCGCCCTGGGAGCGGCCCGGCTACAAGCCGCCGCAGGCTGTGGGAGCAGGGGCGGCCCCGGCCAACGCCGCCACGGAAGCAAAGCCAGAAGCGAAGGGAGAAGCGCAGAGCAAGTGA